One genomic window of Aethina tumida isolate Nest 87 chromosome 3, icAetTumi1.1, whole genome shotgun sequence includes the following:
- the LOC109608531 gene encoding potassium/sodium hyperpolarization-activated cyclic nucleotide-gated channel 2-like: MESKKHECQLTHETDYVNQFIEAGLFINLRRKIKGWLVVHENHPSTKKLFKSNCSQKQEKIRHLHNYYYMVHPFSMFNFWVNTFTGLLYLVIYVYIPFGTQMLNDITVTCLLMILLLYYIYNFFLGYVDNGVVVLVPNRVVKHTKRFIPEFMLSILAIIIYSEPLIFYELRWLTEHFRWALVVFFLRFKDVDRWYKQFMTWAGRAETFFRYCRRFYLFSLVIFYPTGIYYKFASLHDTRTTLMDCLYLISSALLHYAPTNWDGIPLIILELNLMYIGTVLELLLLIFLTRIYLQQTAVNNQHTLVIHEMDEFMRHHELPAETRMKMYNFVEFKYFGNYYNERNLETVLSPRLLGEVNEYLSSKVIAKVSFLREFPDHALKLIAKYLKQQIYMENDVIIECGSRDTTLFFIYLGAVAVYNKFHQEICHLYDGDYFGEVALFFNVPRTAMVMAVRPCRMFMITRKDFMYALRHFPEVIRNAKEKVVVRYIQEIQVKKGIRCDINVPQKFYII, translated from the coding sequence ATGGAATCGAAAAAGCACGAGTGCCAGTTAACTCACGAGACCGACTACGTGAACCAGTTCATAGAAGCAGGACTGTTCATAAATTTGAGAAGAAAGATCAAGGGTTGGTTGGTGGTGCACGAGAATCACCCAAGTACCAAAAAGCTATTCAAGTCCAACTGTTCACAAAAACAGGAGAAGATTCGCCACCTCCACAATTACTACTACATGGTGCATCCATTCAGCATGTTCAATTTTTGGGTGAACACCTTCACCGGTTTGTTGTACTTGGTGATTTATGTCTACATCCCCTTCGGCACCCAGATGTTAAACGATATTACTGTTACATGTTTACTGATGATTTTGTTGCTGTATTACATTTACAACTTTTTCCTGGGGTACGTGGACAACGGTGTCGTGGTATTGGTGCCGAATAGAGTCGTCAAACACACGAAGCGATTCATACCCGAATTCATGCTGTCAATATTGgccattataatttattcggaGCCACTCATCTTCTACGAACTTAGATGGTTGACGGAACACTTCAGGTGGGCGTTGGTGGTGTTCTTCTTGAGGTTCAAAGACGTGGACAGATGGTACAAGCAGTTCATGACCTGGGCGGGAAGAGCCGAGACCTTTTTCAGGTACTGCCGaagattttacttattttcctTGGTGATTTTCTATCCCACTGGCATCTATTACAAGTTCGCCAGTTTGCACGACACCAGGACCACACTCATGgactgtttatatttaatatcgtCCGCCCTCCTACATTACGCCCCGACCAACTGGGACGGAATACCCCTAATAATCCTGGAACTAAATCTAATGTACATCGGAACCGTTCTGGAACTGCTCCTGCTGATATTCCTGACCAGAATCTATCTGCAACAAACGGCCGTGAACAACCAGCACACCCTGGTGATCCACGAGATGGACGAGTTCATGAGACACCACGAGCTGCCGGCCGAAACGAGGATGAAGATGTACAATTTCGTCGAGTTCAAGTACTTCGGCAACTACTACAACGAGCGCAATCTGGAAACGGTGCTGTCGCCGCGGCTCCTGGGTGAAGTGAACGAGTACCTGTCTTCCAAGGTGATTGCGAAGGTGTCGTTCTTGCGGGAGTTTCCGGACCACGCGCTGAAGCTGATCGCCAAGTACCTGAAGCAACAGATCTACATGGAGAACGACGTGATCATCGAATGCGGCTCGAGGGACACGACGTTGTTCTTCATCTATTTGGGGGCGGTGGCCGTTTACAACAAGTTCCACCAAGAGATATGCCATCTGTATGACGGGGACTATTTTGGGGAGGTGGCgctcttcttcaacgtgcctCGCACCGCGATGGTCATGGCGGTGAGACCTTGCAGGATGTTTATGATCACCAGGAAGGATTTCATGTACGCCCTCAGACACTTTCCCGAGGTGATCAGAAATGCCAAGGAGAAAGTGGTTGTTAGATACATCCAAGAGATCCAGGTTAAAAAGGGGATACGTTGCGACATCAACGTTCCGCAGAAGTTTTACATCATTTAA